Proteins encoded in a region of the Solanum dulcamara chromosome 9, daSolDulc1.2, whole genome shotgun sequence genome:
- the LOC129903196 gene encoding glycosyltransferase BC10-like — protein sequence MFRLSIVIPSLTLLISVPILFLLAPKILLPRQISISIPDELDDLSLFHKAIAAETTFPKHPSHKLRLGSTTVRPPKIAFMFLTNSDLQFSAIWEKFFNGTKPVDPHLYNIYIHADPSIKISPLMGVFKDRFIPAKRTQRSSPTLISAARRLLAHALLDDPSNSYFALISQHCIPLHSFNYIYNFLLDTQKLSRKMEFPSYIEILDESDSLLDRYNARGENLMEPEVKFEEFKVGSQFFVLTRKHSLMVIKDRKLWRKFRKPCINAESCYPEEHYFPTLLSMEDPKGCTKYTLTNVNWTDTVDGHPHTYHPSEVSSQLIYDLRKSNSTYSYMFARKFSPDCLNPLMEMADSVIFKD from the coding sequence atgttCAGATTATCCATAGTTATCCCTTCTCTTACTCTCCTCATTTCTGTTCCTATTCTCTTCTTATTAGCACCAAAAATCCTCCTACCTCGCCAAATCTCCATTTCTATACCTGATGAACTCGACGATCTTTCCCTCTTCCACAAAGCAATTGCTGCTGAAACAACTTTCCCTAAACACCCATCACACAAGCTCCGTCTTGGATCCACTACTGTTCGTCCACCCAAAATCGCATTTATGTTCTTAACGAATTCAGATTTACAGTTTTCCGCAATTTGGGAAAAGTTCTTTAATGGTACTAAACCTGTAGATCCACATCTTTACAACATTTACATACACGCTGACCCATCTATCAAGATTTCACCATTAATGGGTGTTTTCAAAGACCGATTTATTCCGGCGAAGAGAACTCAACGTTCGTCGCCGACTCTCATCTCCGCTGCCCGGAGATTACTTGCTCATGCTTTACTTGACGACCCATCGAATTCGTATTTTGCTCTTATCTCACAACATTGTATCCCTTTACACTCGTTTAATTATATTTACAATTTTTTACTTGATACCCAGAAATTGTCGAGGAAAATGGAGTTTCCTAGTTATATTGAGATTCTTGATGAATCTGATTCGTTATTGGATAGGTATAATGCTAGAGGAGAGAATTTGATGGAACCTGAGGTGAAATTTGAGGAATTTAAAGTTGGGTCGCAGTTTTTTGTGTTAACAAGAAAACATTCTTTAATGGTGATTAAAGATAGGAAGTTATGGAGGAAATTTAGAAAACCATGTATAAATGCTGAGTCTTGTTATCCAGAAGAGCATTATTTTCCAACTTTGTTATCAATGGAGGATCCAAAAGGGTGTACTAAGTATACATTAACAAATGTGAATTGGACTGATACAGTTGATGGTCATCCTCATACTTATCATCCTTCTGAAGTTTCTTCACAGCTGATTTATGATCTCAGAAAGTCAAATTCTACATATTCTTATATGTTTGCAAGGAAATTCTCACCTGATTGCTTGAACCCTTTGATGGAAATGGCAGATTCAGTCATTTTCAAGGACTAG